The genomic segment TCGGGTAATATTTATCTGTAAAGGGTTTGTTATTGCGGGAGGAAAGTGAAACCTCTCCCTTATTGATATAGGCGATCGAGCGGTATCCGTCCCATTTTACTTCATAAATCCATTGGGGATCATCGAAGGGCTCATTTACAAGTGTCGCCAGCATCGGCTTAATGCCTGCGGGCATTCCAGCGGGCGTGCCGGCCTGCAGGAGTGCTTTGAGCTCCTGACTGCCATCTGAAGTTTTTTTCCCTGCCATTTTCATTGTTTTAAATAATAAATTAAATGTGAAGCCAGCTGCGATCTTTAACGCCGCAGCTGTATTGGAAGCAAAAGACAAAAAATCCCCGTTACATATATGGCATATGACGGGGATTTTTATTAAGTACAGTCTTGTGCTATTTTGAGCGCAGCACCTGCGCAACAGCATCGGCAGAATTTCCTGCCTGGTCCACGGCCTTTTGCAGTTCTTCCCTGCTGACATTGAATTTTTCTGTCCAGTAGGCTACCTCGTGATCCTCGTTCATATTAATGCGTGAACGGTCCTGCTGTCCTTTTTTGTTTAAATCGTCGCTCATGATAACTGTTTTTTGAATTAATAATCTGCTTTATAAAAAGTCAGGTGTTTGTGTTTCTGCCTGAGCCTGCATCTGATGGATTACCGCTGTTTTTTTCATTGCGGTGAGGGCTGGTGCCGTTCTGGTCGCTTTCATCAATATCTCCCCAGTCCCCTGTATTTTCATTCTGATTTTCGCCTACATTTTCCTGTGCGTTCAGCATTTTGTGGTATGGGCACTTCTGCAGTTCTTCAGCACTGAAATTATTTATATTTTCCATGATGTCGTTATTTTATAATTAATCATCTTAAAATTAAGCAGATGACGTGCAATGTACTTACAGGACTATTTTGAGATTTTATTTAATTTTCATGCGGCGGAATAATCACATCGTTAATAAAAAGAAGGTCATTGGGTTTTAAAATCAAATTGGTTTAACGATTTTTAGAAAATTTGCTTAATAATTTGTAAATTAGAGTGTTGAACAAAAAAAACAATGTCATGGAACAGCATACTCTGGTTTTATCGGCAGTGAAAACTGTACTGCCCGAAAGTATTTCAAGTGATTTTGTATCCGCACTTATCAACCGCGGGCTGACGCAGGTAGAATATTTTGGGCGGGAAATTGACAATCACTGTGATATCATAAGCCACGATATGGAAGCGGCCAGCCGTGACCTTACTTTTATAGACATCCATTTCGATACGGAAGATCCCATTGGATATGAAGGGCTGGACGGACTGCAGGTGGAGACGCTTGCTTTGAATATGCTTAAAGAATGCCGTGCTGAAATCCGAAGAGACGAAAAAGACATTACTATATACCTATAAGATGGCAGGGAGAAGATGTCGGAAAATTATCTAAATGACTGAATGTTTGAGGCAGAGCTTTCATGATTTTCGATAAAGATGCAGAATAGGAGTCCGCGAGTTAAAAACGGCATTATCTGATCAGAGAGCGCAGATATTTAAGGCCTTTACACAGCCACCGCTGCATCAGAAATTTGTAATCGCATTCACGCACAGGATCAATATACGTTACCGAGACCTGCTCTATATAATCATCAATCAATGTTCCGGCTTCACTGTATATCTGCTCTCTTTTAATCCTGCTGATTGTTTCAATTTCTTCCCCGGTCAGTGTCACGCCGTATTGAGCGGCAGAATTGCTGATTATTTCTTTTATAAACTGTTTTTCACTTTCTATGCACCGTGTAATATGATCGCCGTATTCCTGCTCGGGATCGAAAAAATCATCCGGGTCATTGTACTGTACAAATTCGGTTTTCGAGTACAGCTCTTTCTTAAACCGCTCGCGGATTTCCTGATTGCTTACGCCTTTGAAATAATCTATATCGTGCTGCATATCTGCTTAATTTGATTCCAATGCAATTATTTTGGCCTCATAGGGATAGGCAAATTCAGAGACAGCCACTGAATGGTCAAGCCAGGATGCTTCGTCATTTTTGTTCAGAAGGACCGGCATCCTTTTTTTATGGTTATGCACATACTGCATTACCTCGTTTGCTTCTGTGGTAAGCATGGTGTAGGTATTGAATTCCTGGCCGGTTGAAGGTTCAGTCCATGTATTGTAAAGGCCAGCAAAAGTAAAGATTTCCTCTTCCTGCGAATTGATCTGGTACTTCTGTTTGTATTTTCCTTTCTCATCGTGCCAGCGCCACTCGTAATAGGCAGTTGCAATTATAAGGCAGCGTTTCTCAAGGCTGTCCTTAAAGGAAGCTTTCTCATCAATAGTCTCAATCCTTGCATTGAGCGTATTTTTTCTGAAGTCCTTATCTTTAGCCCATGGGGGAAGAAATCCCCAAGTATAATTCGTGGTGACAAGATCCGGCCTGATATCCAGTATCACCGGCAGGTTGGGATAGGCAAAACCATTTATGAAATCTGTCTGCAGGAAAGTTTCCTCGTTATCAATTTCGATATGAAATCTTTTTTTTACCTGGTCTATTGTTGACATCTGCTGGGTATAATAACACATAAGATATAATTTATTTCTGTAAGATGTTCGGTTTTAAAATAGGCAACTTTTTAACCTTTGCTTCTGCGCCTTTCCATCAAATTTAAGAAAATATAAGTTAAAGCGCTATATTGCAGCAGGCTGTAAATGTTATAAAGTTATCATGTCTTCATTTTATGTCTTGGCAGATTGATTTCATGCTCCTGAGGATAGGGAAGCCTTTCGGTCGTGCTGACATCTTCGCGGATAAGCTCCTGTGTCCTGTACTGGTCTTTTGAATCCATATAACGGGGATCGGGAATAAACGGCATTTTTGCCATTTTATGAATGGTAATGGTTGGAAAATGGTAATCAATATCCACAGTCCCAAGCAGCAGGTAACAGCCTCCTCCTTTAAATGGGTACTGCACAAGCGAGTCAGGAAAATGGGCCGTGTCAAAATATGCCCCTTCATTATCGATCCAGGTGCCGAAATACATATTGCCTTTTTTTGTCGGTACCTGTTTGGTGGAAATCAAGTAGGCAAGCATTCGGACCTGTTTTTTATGGCAGGACGGAAGGTCGCGTACTTTTATATCCCCGCGGTGTTTTGTCTGGAGAAGGTCAAAGACCGTACAGGAAACAGGAAAGCTCAGAAGCTCAATTTCATCAAATGCATCTTCAAATAATGACCTTTCAAGAGTCGGGAGGTTATATTCTTTTACCGGTTCCTGCAGCAGCATCGGTGTCCTGTTCTCCGGTTTGAAATTATTTAAAAGCAGGCTTGCAATTACCAGCAGCTGATTTTTAGTTTTTCCGGTAAAGCGGAATGCGCCTATGAAAATCAGGATCTTTACGCTTTCTATTCCCATCGGGATGCGGTTTATAAAGTCTTCCAAGGAGATAAAATCCCCATTTCTGCTGCGTTCAGACTCTATAAACTGCGCCATTTTAGAGTCGAGGCTCATCAGGTGCATAAAGCCAAGATATACATCATTTCCATAAAGGGTGGTCTCAAAAGTACTTTTGTTCACGCATGGGTTATGGATTACGGCGCCTGCCATCCTTGCCTCATGCACATATATTTCAAGACGGTAAAAACCTCCCTGATTGTTAATAACCGCTACCATAAACTCTATAGGGTAGTGAACCTTTAGGTAAAGGCTCTGGTAGCTTTCAACCGCATAGGAGGCAGAGTGCGCCTTACAGAAGGAGTAACCGGCAAAGGATTCGATCTGGCGGTATATTTCCTCACTAAGCTGACGCGGATGTCCTTTCTTTTCACAGCAGGCAAAGAAATTCTCTTTCACTTTCTGCAGTGCAGCTTTAGATCTCCCTTTTCCCGACATGGCACGGCGGAGAATGTCGCCGTCTGCAGCGGGAAGCCCGCCGTAATGAAGTGCAATTTTAATGACATCCTCCTGATACACCATAATGCCGTAGGTCTCCCCAAGCTGCTCCTGGAATACAGGATGGAAATATTCAAATTTTGACGGATTGTTATGGCGGAAAATGTATTCCTTCATCATACCGGACTGTGCCACGCCAGGGCGTATAATGGAGGAGGCAGCAACAAGAGTCTTATAATTGTCACATTTTAATCTTCTGAGCAGTCCGCGCATGGCAGGGCTCTCAATGTAGAAACATCCGATTGTTTTTCCTTGTGCCAGATAGGAATTAGCGGCAGCTTCATTTTTCGATATCGAAGTATCACGGATGTTGATACGTATCCCCCTGTTTTTTTCTATCAGTTTCACGCTCTCATCAATATGTCCGATGCCGCGCTGGCTCAGGATGTCAAATTTTTCAAAGCCAATATCCTCTGCCACATGCATATCAAAAAGCGCAATTGGAAATCCCTTTGGAGGCATTTCAAGGGGCGTGTAATTGGTAATAGGTTCTTCAGAAATCAGGATTCCGCAGGAATGCATGCTTCTCTGGTTGGGATATTTCTCCAGCATCATTCCGTACTCCTGCACGAATTTTACAATTGAATTTGACTCATGGAATTTCATCGGGTTTTTAGCCAGCATATCGAGTTCCTCTTTAGGAAGGCCGAATACTTTTCCGACTTCCCTGAAAATGGAACGGTACTTAAATTCGACATTGGTACCGCAGAAGGCCACATGTTCATAGGTATAACGGTTAAAGATATATTCCAGAATTACATCGCGTTCCTTCCAGCTCCAGTCGATATCAAAATCGGGCGGGCTTTTGCGGTTTTCATTTAAAAAACGCTCAAAATACAGATCCAGTTCCAGCGGACAGATATCTGTTATGCCAAGACAGTAGGCAACGATGCTGTTGGCGCCGCTTCCCCTGCCGATATGCAGAAAACCCTGGCTGCTGCTGAAACGGATGATATCCCAGGTGATAAGAAAGTAGCCGCTGAATTCCAGCTGGCTTATTACCTTGAGTTCCTTTTCCATTCTCTCCCTTGCCCGTATGTTTTTTGCGCCGTAGCGCCATACAAGTCCCTGCTTTGCCAGAGAGGTCAATAGGTCTATATCGCTTTTTCTGTTGTTGGTGTAGTATTTTTTATTTTTGGGAGTCTGGAAATCATAGCTGAAATTGCAGGCATCAATAATTTTCTGTGTGTTCTGGATGATCTGCGGATATTCTTTATAAAATTCCAGAAGCTCAAAAAGCGGCATCATCTTATCGGAAGTGCTGCAGGTATCCCTAGGTTCAAGCCGGGAGAGAATTACATTGCGGTCAATAGCGCGCAGGATGCGGTGCAGATTGTATTCCTTTTTAGTGCGGAAAGTAACCGGCTGGAGAATAACCATATCTGCGGTGCGCTTTCTCCACTCCGAGAGCACAAGCTTCTGCAGCTGGTCGGGACGAATACCGATGTACTCATTATCGCGCAGCTCATCAGGCGTATTTTCCAAAGGGTAGATTACGAAAACATCCGAAAAAAAAGGTGCAGTTTGGGGAAGCGGCTTCTTTTCAAAATTATGTGCAGTCAAAAATCGGTTCATCTGCGCGAGCCCTGCAGCGTTTTGTGCAAGCCCGATATAGCGGAACTGAAATTCCGAGCGGAATTCCATCCCTACAATAGGTTTGATGCCTTCCTGGCCGCAGTGCTTAATAAAATCGTAAATTCCTGTTACCGTATTAATATCGGTAAGTGCCATAGCGGTGACCCCGCAGGCTGCAGCCTGGGGCACAAGCTCGTCCAGCGGTATGGTTCCATAACGCAGGGAGTGAAAAGAGTGGCAGTTGAGATACATGGCTTCTCAGGGTTTACGTTTTAGGATTTCATTTTTATTATTGGGCTTAAAGGAAGCTCCTGCGCATCGCATTACCGCATCAAAACCGTAGCGGCTTTTCATGCGGTCCATAGCCTGATAGAGGGCAAGCATTTCTTCTGTATCCTGAAAAAGATCTATCTGATAGGTGCCCCTGACCAGTCCGCTGAAACGTATACCGATAAGGCGCAGACGCATTCGGCGCTGGTAGAGT from the Flavobacterium sp. genome contains:
- a CDS encoding DUF3606 domain-containing protein, coding for MSDDLNKKGQQDRSRINMNEDHEVAYWTEKFNVSREELQKAVDQAGNSADAVAQVLRSK
- a CDS encoding SOS response-associated peptidase; protein product: MCYYTQQMSTIDQVKKRFHIEIDNEETFLQTDFINGFAYPNLPVILDIRPDLVTTNYTWGFLPPWAKDKDFRKNTLNARIETIDEKASFKDSLEKRCLIIATAYYEWRWHDEKGKYKQKYQINSQEEEIFTFAGLYNTWTEPSTGQEFNTYTMLTTEANEVMQYVHNHKKRMPVLLNKNDEASWLDHSVAVSEFAYPYEAKIIALESN
- the dnaE gene encoding DNA polymerase III subunit alpha, with protein sequence MYLNCHSFHSLRYGTIPLDELVPQAAACGVTAMALTDINTVTGIYDFIKHCGQEGIKPIVGMEFRSEFQFRYIGLAQNAAGLAQMNRFLTAHNFEKKPLPQTAPFFSDVFVIYPLENTPDELRDNEYIGIRPDQLQKLVLSEWRKRTADMVILQPVTFRTKKEYNLHRILRAIDRNVILSRLEPRDTCSTSDKMMPLFELLEFYKEYPQIIQNTQKIIDACNFSYDFQTPKNKKYYTNNRKSDIDLLTSLAKQGLVWRYGAKNIRARERMEKELKVISQLEFSGYFLITWDIIRFSSSQGFLHIGRGSGANSIVAYCLGITDICPLELDLYFERFLNENRKSPPDFDIDWSWKERDVILEYIFNRYTYEHVAFCGTNVEFKYRSIFREVGKVFGLPKEELDMLAKNPMKFHESNSIVKFVQEYGMMLEKYPNQRSMHSCGILISEEPITNYTPLEMPPKGFPIALFDMHVAEDIGFEKFDILSQRGIGHIDESVKLIEKNRGIRINIRDTSISKNEAAANSYLAQGKTIGCFYIESPAMRGLLRRLKCDNYKTLVAASSIIRPGVAQSGMMKEYIFRHNNPSKFEYFHPVFQEQLGETYGIMVYQEDVIKIALHYGGLPAADGDILRRAMSGKGRSKAALQKVKENFFACCEKKGHPRQLSEEIYRQIESFAGYSFCKAHSASYAVESYQSLYLKVHYPIEFMVAVINNQGGFYRLEIYVHEARMAGAVIHNPCVNKSTFETTLYGNDVYLGFMHLMSLDSKMAQFIESERSRNGDFISLEDFINRIPMGIESVKILIFIGAFRFTGKTKNQLLVIASLLLNNFKPENRTPMLLQEPVKEYNLPTLERSLFEDAFDEIELLSFPVSCTVFDLLQTKHRGDIKVRDLPSCHKKQVRMLAYLISTKQVPTKKGNMYFGTWIDNEGAYFDTAHFPDSLVQYPFKGGGCYLLLGTVDIDYHFPTITIHKMAKMPFIPDPRYMDSKDQYRTQELIREDVSTTERLPYPQEHEINLPRHKMKT